The Pseudomonas sp. FP2309 genome has a window encoding:
- a CDS encoding tyrosinase family protein, translating into MTTPTAVTQPTWYGHIRDMFSTPDRQCMAAQGLDLASYETVMNHAGNIYQQVAAGNMPMGRPWAPDWVATFLNWMNAGYPKGVPASGALEFSARTLLTANVPASRLRKDITTLSDQELALLKHAFATIMAMDPSEPNSFFVQAGYHWFPAPNTYCMHHVPGYNPWHRAYLVSFENALRAVPGCENVTLPYWDLTAPFPEVLKSAPFDHYTLPHAVGPGYPQGYTTTRFPYEQIAQNLLDNDVTGDINRAMGKTDWEDFHGWWSGAAHNTIISAHDGGHNSIGTTMQAQEVAAFDPVFWFFHCNWDRLFWEWQKSMQATDLHGLLTTINEVSDSFSYQLFNDPALQALNPFTRNPPELDTLGVINSVTQLDVDYAPPAAAARVAFTVKTSRTLAASKAFTVAADRVNVRVSGINRLKIPGTFSVHLQKDGKTIATRALFQPVEVQTCANCVSNAMTQFDFELTLADVLGGPLSVWVEPANKDVIGERVPLKLMGDPVIEVHLLLQTE; encoded by the coding sequence ATGACCACCCCCACCGCCGTGACCCAGCCAACCTGGTATGGACACATCCGCGACATGTTCAGCACCCCGGACCGTCAGTGCATGGCCGCCCAGGGCCTTGACCTTGCCAGCTACGAAACCGTGATGAACCACGCTGGCAACATCTACCAACAGGTCGCGGCGGGCAACATGCCGATGGGGCGGCCCTGGGCGCCCGACTGGGTTGCCACCTTTCTCAACTGGATGAACGCCGGCTACCCAAAGGGCGTGCCGGCCAGCGGCGCGCTCGAGTTCAGCGCGCGCACCCTGCTCACCGCAAACGTGCCCGCCTCCCGGCTGCGCAAGGACATCACCACCTTGTCCGATCAAGAACTGGCGCTGCTCAAGCACGCGTTCGCGACGATCATGGCCATGGACCCGAGCGAGCCCAACAGCTTTTTCGTGCAGGCGGGGTATCACTGGTTTCCCGCGCCAAACACCTACTGCATGCACCATGTGCCCGGCTACAACCCTTGGCACCGCGCCTACCTGGTCAGCTTTGAAAATGCCTTGCGCGCGGTACCCGGCTGCGAAAACGTGACCCTGCCCTACTGGGACCTTACCGCGCCGTTTCCCGAAGTGCTCAAAAGCGCGCCTTTCGATCACTACACGCTGCCCCACGCCGTCGGACCGGGTTATCCGCAGGGCTACACGACCACGCGCTTTCCCTATGAGCAGATCGCCCAAAACCTGCTCGATAACGATGTGACAGGCGACATCAACCGCGCCATGGGCAAAACCGACTGGGAAGATTTTCATGGCTGGTGGTCCGGCGCTGCCCATAACACCATCATCAGCGCCCACGATGGCGGCCACAACTCGATCGGCACGACCATGCAGGCCCAGGAAGTGGCTGCGTTCGACCCGGTGTTCTGGTTCTTCCATTGCAATTGGGACCGATTGTTCTGGGAATGGCAGAAGAGCATGCAGGCCACCGACCTGCACGGTTTGCTCACCACCATCAATGAGGTCAGCGACTCGTTCAGCTACCAGCTCTTTAACGACCCTGCGTTGCAGGCCCTGAACCCCTTCACCCGCAACCCGCCTGAGCTGGACACCCTGGGGGTCATCAACTCGGTGACCCAGCTCGACGTCGACTATGCCCCCCCTGCCGCCGCTGCGCGTGTCGCCTTCACGGTCAAGACCTCGCGCACGCTCGCCGCTTCCAAAGCGTTTACGGTGGCGGCCGACCGCGTCAACGTGCGGGTCAGTGGTATCAATCGGTTGAAAATCCCGGGGACCTTTTCGGTGCACTTGCAAAAGGACGGCAAGACCATCGCCACCCGCGCGCTGTTTCAACCCGTGGAAGTCCAGACCTGCGCCAACTGCGTCAGCAATGCCATGACCCAGTTCGATTTCGAACTGACCCTGGCCGACGTACTCGGCGGCCCGTTGAGCGTGTGGGTGGAGCCGGCCAACAAAGACGTGATCGGCGAACGCGTCCCGCTGAAGCTGATGGGCGACCCCGTCATTGAGGTGCATTTGTTGCTGCAGACCGAATAG
- a CDS encoding multicopper oxidase family protein, whose product MTSFRIVLAGLMACTTVPAAFAELTAQPFLAPPRLTEKAPPGTLKSTALAVPETGCNPAGDITRDGQTVELNLQVQQRDNEIANPGNADGAKDKVRLRAYGGCLSGPLIDVKPGNTLRVHLDNQLDKNDPSCPGGTDPAGGKPGCFNTINLHYHGLHVSPSGNSDNVLLNIAPQTKFEYEVNIPTDHPSGTFWYHAHRHGSTALQVASGAAGALIVRGDRPYTGGKPGDIDTVLKTATGTPLTEQVFLFQQIPYACFDDQGAIIKQPDGTWTCPTGKTGVVEDFSKQLASATVWDESGRFTSINGAVQPTLQGIAAGEIQRWRFIHGGIHDTVNLQIVPMNTQSPKALQALKGVLGGTPKQQAATLTELCPSTLPDSTEPVELVPQFEIAADGLTRTAIRPIGLNKKSVSGGIGSNFLQPGYRSDVLLMFPRDGTYCILNQAATPAERANAGGGGQGPNETQLLATVIVSGGNVVTDDPQQYIQQALYDANKANPALPAAALEGLRTGDLTPWRGMDTLQDAVVNSDIQKADFFIGNAPPTAGGKFGFYINYKVYDPDRIDFTRQVNTTDDWVLTSQVEPHIFHIHVNPFQIMDVLYTKPGEPAKSIFGPNGECLVPPDERGLQNQYCGMWHQFKDTVFVQNDYQVLVRTHYDRYIGEFVIHCHILDHEDAGMMTNIQIVPDLTAKGGGIGMAGMKHTADEPADSHTH is encoded by the coding sequence ATGACTTCGTTTCGTATCGTCCTGGCCGGGCTGATGGCCTGCACGACGGTTCCGGCCGCCTTCGCCGAGCTCACGGCCCAGCCGTTCCTGGCACCGCCCAGGCTCACGGAGAAAGCCCCGCCCGGCACCTTGAAATCCACCGCCCTCGCCGTCCCCGAAACCGGCTGCAACCCTGCCGGTGACATCACGCGTGACGGCCAGACCGTGGAACTCAATCTGCAAGTGCAGCAGCGCGACAATGAGATCGCCAACCCTGGCAACGCCGACGGTGCCAAGGACAAGGTCCGCCTGCGCGCCTATGGCGGTTGCCTGTCGGGGCCGCTTATCGATGTGAAACCGGGCAATACCCTGCGCGTGCACCTGGACAACCAACTGGATAAAAACGATCCGAGCTGCCCGGGCGGCACCGACCCGGCCGGTGGCAAGCCGGGCTGCTTCAACACGATCAACCTGCACTACCACGGCCTGCACGTTTCGCCTTCGGGCAATAGCGACAACGTGCTGTTGAACATCGCGCCGCAGACGAAATTCGAGTACGAGGTGAACATCCCCACCGATCACCCGTCGGGCACCTTCTGGTACCACGCACACCGCCATGGCTCCACCGCATTGCAGGTGGCCAGCGGCGCAGCCGGTGCGTTGATCGTACGCGGCGACCGCCCCTATACCGGCGGTAAGCCTGGCGACATTGACACCGTTCTCAAGACCGCCACCGGCACGCCGCTGACCGAGCAAGTGTTTTTGTTCCAGCAGATCCCTTATGCATGCTTTGACGACCAGGGCGCCATCATCAAACAACCGGACGGCACCTGGACCTGCCCCACGGGCAAGACCGGTGTCGTGGAGGACTTCAGCAAACAGCTTGCCTCAGCCACGGTATGGGACGAGAGCGGTCGCTTCACCAGCATCAACGGGGCGGTGCAACCGACCTTGCAGGGCATCGCCGCCGGCGAGATTCAGCGCTGGCGCTTTATTCACGGCGGTATCCACGACACCGTCAACTTGCAGATCGTGCCGATGAACACCCAGAGCCCCAAGGCGCTCCAGGCCCTCAAAGGCGTGCTCGGCGGCACGCCTAAACAACAAGCCGCCACGCTGACTGAGCTGTGCCCGAGCACCCTGCCCGACTCCACTGAACCGGTTGAGCTGGTACCACAATTCGAAATCGCCGCCGATGGCCTCACACGCACGGCCATCCGTCCTATTGGCCTGAATAAAAAGAGTGTCAGCGGCGGTATCGGCAGCAACTTCCTGCAGCCCGGCTATCGCAGCGACGTCCTGCTGATGTTCCCGCGCGACGGCACCTATTGCATCCTCAACCAGGCCGCGACCCCGGCCGAACGCGCCAACGCGGGCGGCGGCGGCCAGGGCCCGAATGAAACCCAATTGCTCGCCACCGTGATCGTCTCGGGCGGCAACGTGGTTACCGACGACCCGCAACAGTACATCCAACAAGCCCTCTACGACGCGAACAAAGCCAACCCGGCACTGCCCGCCGCCGCCCTCGAAGGCCTGCGCACCGGTGACCTGACGCCCTGGCGCGGGATGGACACCCTGCAAGACGCCGTGGTCAACAGCGACATCCAGAAAGCCGACTTCTTCATCGGCAATGCACCGCCGACGGCGGGCGGCAAGTTTGGCTTCTATATCAACTACAAGGTCTACGACCCGGACCGCATCGACTTTACCCGCCAGGTCAACACGACGGACGACTGGGTGCTGACCTCACAAGTCGAACCTCATATTTTTCATATCCACGTCAACCCGTTCCAGATCATGGATGTGCTCTACACCAAGCCTGGCGAACCTGCCAAAAGTATCTTCGGCCCCAATGGCGAATGCCTGGTGCCGCCCGACGAACGTGGGCTGCAGAACCAGTATTGCGGGATGTGGCACCAGTTCAAGGACACCGTCTTCGTGCAGAACGACTACCAGGTGCTGGTACGTACCCACTACGACCGCTACATCGGCGAGTTTGTCATTCACTGCCACATCCTCGACCACGAGGACGCCGGCATGATGACCAATATCCAGATCGTCCCCGACCTGACGGCCAAGGGCGGCGGGATTGGCATGGCCGGCATGAAACACACAGCCGATGAGCCGGCGGACAGCCACACACACTGA
- a CDS encoding LysR family transcriptional regulator, producing MEKSEIESLWTHIHWLSVLEEHGTYTAAAARLGVSKSAVSQRISDLEKATGTQLVTRTTRSVRLTDAGLSLTREVRSAYAQIARSFSSVRDAVGEIRGLVRLTAPVAFARQQLVPHLSAFLQQYPQVRIQLDVSDALSSLAAEGYDLAVRHGFQVPETHVAWKLCDTGSVLVATRDYLQRHGDPREPADLSAHNCLFYPRGTDQPAWTFERGGKQVEHLTVPIAGSFATNNSEALRDAALNHLGIALLPDFSAHAALASGTLVQVLKGWTLKGAFADEIYLIRPYSPHVPKSVSVLVGYLKDALSGGFRFTG from the coding sequence ATGGAAAAATCTGAGATCGAAAGCCTGTGGACCCATATCCACTGGCTTTCAGTGCTGGAAGAACACGGCACCTACACCGCCGCCGCCGCGCGCCTTGGGGTGAGCAAATCGGCGGTGAGCCAGCGTATCTCTGATCTGGAGAAGGCCACCGGCACGCAGTTGGTCACCCGCACCACGCGCAGTGTGCGGCTGACGGACGCCGGGCTGTCGTTGACCCGTGAAGTGCGCAGCGCCTACGCGCAGATCGCCCGCAGCTTCTCGTCGGTGCGTGATGCGGTCGGTGAGATTCGCGGGCTGGTGCGCCTGACCGCGCCGGTGGCGTTCGCCAGGCAGCAACTGGTGCCGCACCTGTCGGCGTTTTTGCAGCAGTACCCCCAGGTGCGGATCCAACTTGATGTGTCGGATGCCTTGAGTTCGCTGGCCGCCGAGGGCTATGACCTGGCGGTGCGCCACGGCTTCCAGGTGCCGGAAACCCACGTGGCCTGGAAGCTGTGCGACACCGGCTCAGTGCTGGTGGCCACCCGCGATTACCTGCAACGCCACGGCGACCCCCGCGAACCGGCGGACCTGTCGGCGCACAACTGCCTGTTCTACCCACGGGGCACCGATCAACCCGCCTGGACCTTCGAGCGCGGCGGCAAACAGGTAGAGCACCTCACCGTGCCCATCGCCGGCAGCTTCGCCACCAACAACAGCGAAGCCCTGCGCGACGCGGCGCTCAACCACTTGGGCATCGCCCTGCTCCCGGACTTCAGCGCCCATGCCGCGCTGGCCAGCGGCACGCTGGTGCAGGTGCTCAAGGGCTGGACGCTCAAGGGCGCGTTTGCCGATGAGATCTACCTGATCCGGCCGTATTCGCCCCATGTGCCGAAGTCGGTGAGTGTGTTGGTGGGGTATTTGAAGGACGCGCTGTCGGGAGGTTTCAGGTTCACCGGATGA
- a CDS encoding CoA-acylating methylmalonate-semialdehyde dehydrogenase, producing the protein MTTTIEHYINDQRVSRDDRYQDVYNPATGEKTARVALASRQTVAEAVAAAQAAFADWADTPPIRRARVLFQYLHLLRERKDDLARIIVAEHGKVFTDAQGEVDRGIDILEFACGIPNLLKGEHSDQVSRGMDNWTLRQPLGVVAGVTPFNFPVMVPMWMYPIAIAAGNTFILKPSPTDPSASLFMAELLREAGLPKGVFNVVQGDKESVDALIEHPDVKAVSFVGSTPIAQYIYETGARHGKRVQGLGGAKNHMVVMPDADIEKTVDALMGAAYGSAGERCMAISVAVLVGDVGDKVIAALTERAKHLRITDGRDLKAEMGPIVSRAALERISGYIEQGVQAGAHLLLDGRDYVPSEAGLENGFWLGATLFDHVTQEMSIYREEIFGPVLACVRVNDFGEAIKLVNEHEFGNGVSCFTRDGNIAREFARRIQVGMVGINVPIPVPMAWHGFGGWKKSLFGDMHAYGTEGVRFYTKQKSIMQRWSESIEQGAEFAMPVSK; encoded by the coding sequence ATGACGACAACAATCGAGCACTACATCAACGACCAGCGCGTGTCCCGCGATGATCGCTATCAGGACGTCTACAACCCGGCCACCGGCGAAAAAACCGCGCGCGTCGCGCTGGCCAGCCGCCAGACCGTGGCCGAAGCCGTCGCCGCCGCCCAGGCCGCGTTCGCCGATTGGGCCGACACGCCGCCGATCCGCCGCGCCCGCGTGCTGTTCCAATACCTGCACCTGCTGCGCGAGCGCAAGGATGACCTGGCGCGCATCATCGTCGCCGAGCACGGCAAGGTATTCACCGATGCCCAGGGCGAAGTCGACCGAGGCATCGACATTCTCGAGTTCGCCTGCGGCATTCCCAACCTGCTCAAGGGCGAGCACTCCGACCAGGTTTCCCGTGGCATGGACAACTGGACCCTGCGCCAGCCCCTGGGCGTGGTGGCCGGCGTGACCCCGTTCAACTTCCCGGTGATGGTGCCGATGTGGATGTACCCGATCGCCATCGCGGCGGGCAACACCTTCATCCTCAAACCAAGCCCCACCGACCCGAGCGCTTCGCTGTTCATGGCCGAGCTGCTGCGTGAAGCCGGCCTGCCCAAAGGCGTGTTCAACGTGGTGCAGGGCGATAAGGAGTCGGTGGACGCACTGATCGAACACCCGGACGTCAAGGCCGTGAGCTTTGTCGGCTCGACGCCGATTGCCCAATACATCTACGAAACCGGTGCCCGTCACGGCAAGCGCGTGCAAGGCCTGGGCGGCGCAAAAAACCACATGGTGGTGATGCCCGACGCGGATATCGAGAAGACCGTCGACGCGCTGATGGGCGCCGCGTACGGCAGCGCCGGCGAGCGCTGCATGGCCATCTCGGTGGCAGTACTGGTGGGCGACGTGGGTGACAAAGTCATCGCTGCGTTGACCGAACGCGCCAAGCACCTGCGCATCACCGACGGCCGCGATCTGAAAGCCGAAATGGGCCCGATTGTGTCCCGCGCCGCGCTGGAGCGCATCAGCGGCTACATCGAACAAGGCGTGCAGGCCGGCGCGCACCTGCTGCTCGATGGCCGTGACTACGTGCCTTCGGAAGCGGGCCTGGAGAACGGCTTCTGGCTCGGCGCGACGTTGTTCGACCACGTGACCCAAGAGATGAGCATCTACCGCGAAGAAATCTTCGGCCCGGTGCTGGCATGCGTGCGGGTGAACGACTTCGGCGAGGCGATAAAACTGGTCAACGAGCATGAGTTCGGCAACGGCGTCAGTTGCTTCACCCGCGACGGCAACATTGCCCGTGAATTTGCCCGGCGTATCCAGGTGGGCATGGTCGGCATCAACGTGCCGATCCCGGTGCCGATGGCCTGGCACGGGTTTGGCGGCTGGAAGAAGAGCCTGTTCGGCGACATGCACGCGTACGGCACTGAGGGTGTGCGGTTCTACACCAAGCAGAAGTCGATCATGCAGCGCTGGTCGGAGAGCATCGAGCAGGGCGCAGAGTTTGCGATGCCGGTCTCCAAATAA
- a CDS encoding glycoside hydrolase family 68 protein, which yields MKHATIIPTRWTRADALKVNENDPTTTQPLVPADFPVMSDTLFIWDTMPLRTLDGTVVSVNGWSVIFTLTADRRPHDPQFINADGRYDIKRDWEDRHGHARICYWYSRTGKDWIFGGRVMAEGVSPTTREWAGTPILLNNNGDIDLYYTCVTPGATIAKVRGQVVTSDSGVELHGFTQVKALFEADGTYYQTEAQNATWNFRDPSPFIDPVDGKLYMVFEGNVAGERGTHEVGPNELGLVPPGHEDVGGARYQVGCIGIAVAKDLEGDEWEILPPLVTAVGVNDQTERPHYVFQDGKYYLFTISHKFTYADRVTGPDGVYGFVGDRLFGPYTPMNASGLVLGNPPSQPFQTYSHCVMPNGLVTSFIDSVPTQGDDYRIGGTEAPTVRIVLKGDRSFVQESYDYGYIPAMRDVVLSQ from the coding sequence ATGAAACACGCCACGATTATCCCCACTCGCTGGACGCGCGCTGATGCGCTCAAAGTGAATGAAAACGACCCGACCACGACCCAGCCTTTGGTGCCTGCTGACTTTCCAGTGATGAGCGACACACTGTTTATCTGGGACACCATGCCGTTGCGTACGCTCGATGGCACGGTGGTTTCGGTCAACGGCTGGTCCGTCATCTTCACCCTCACGGCTGACCGTCGCCCCCACGATCCACAGTTCATCAATGCCGATGGCCGTTACGACATCAAGCGCGATTGGGAAGATCGCCATGGCCATGCGCGCATCTGCTACTGGTACTCGCGCACCGGCAAGGACTGGATCTTCGGCGGCCGGGTCATGGCCGAAGGGGTTTCACCGACCACCCGTGAATGGGCCGGCACGCCGATCCTGCTCAATAACAACGGCGACATCGACCTGTATTACACCTGCGTCACCCCGGGTGCGACGATCGCCAAGGTCAGAGGCCAGGTGGTTACGTCCGACAGCGGTGTCGAGCTGCACGGCTTTACCCAGGTCAAGGCGCTTTTCGAAGCCGACGGCACCTATTACCAAACCGAAGCGCAGAACGCGACCTGGAATTTTCGTGATCCCAGCCCGTTCATCGACCCGGTGGATGGCAAGTTGTACATGGTGTTTGAAGGCAACGTGGCCGGCGAGCGCGGCACTCACGAAGTGGGTCCGAATGAGCTGGGGCTGGTGCCGCCGGGGCATGAAGACGTGGGCGGTGCGCGCTATCAGGTCGGTTGCATCGGCATCGCCGTCGCCAAGGACCTTGAGGGTGACGAGTGGGAAATCCTCCCGCCGCTGGTCACTGCCGTGGGGGTGAACGATCAAACCGAGCGGCCGCATTATGTGTTCCAGGACGGCAAGTATTACCTGTTCACCATCAGTCATAAATTCACCTACGCCGATAGGGTGACCGGCCCTGATGGTGTTTACGGTTTTGTCGGCGACCGTCTGTTTGGCCCTTACACCCCGATGAACGCCTCCGGGCTGGTACTCGGCAATCCGCCTTCGCAGCCGTTCCAGACCTATTCGCACTGCGTGATGCCCAATGGCCTGGTAACGTCCTTTATCGACAGCGTGCCCACCCAGGGTGATGACTACCGCATCGGCGGTACCGAAGCGCCCACGGTCAGGATTGTATTGAAGGGTGATCGCTCGTTTGTGCAGGAGTCTTATGACTACGGTTACATCCCGGCGATGCGCGATGTGGTGTTGAGTCAGTGA